From a region of the Cucumis sativus cultivar 9930 chromosome 6, Cucumber_9930_V3, whole genome shotgun sequence genome:
- the LOC101214793 gene encoding uncharacterized protein LOC101214793, whose amino-acid sequence MAFSFDCLIFDLDDTLYPFNTGIATACKKNIEDFLIEKCGFPKTQAPILRTELFKTYGSTLAGLRALGYDIKADDYHGFVHGRLPYDRIKQDFQLRRLLLSIPQRKIIFTNSDMIHATKALSRLGLEGCFEKIICFETMNPNLPKATRPNEFPILLKPSLDAMRIALDVADVDPRRTLFLDDNIRNIAAGKSLALRTVLVGKTVKSKEADYVVETVHNLVQAIPEIWMNTDLDGDDEMMNRSRNDVDSIHMAATVGA is encoded by the exons ATGGCTTTTTCTTTCGACTGCCTCATTTTTg aTTTAGATGATACTCTGTACCCATTCAACACTGGAATTGCTACTGCttgcaagaaaaatattgaag ATTTTCTGATTGAGAAATGTGGATTCCCAAAAACCCAAGCTCCCATTCTTCGAACAGAGCTTTTTAAAACATACGGCAGTACTCTGGCTGGTTTGCGA GCATTGGGATATGACATCAAAGCCGATGATTACCATGG TTTCGTGCACGGGAGGTTGCCGTACGATCGGATCAAACAAGATTTTCAGCTCCGTCGCCTTTTACTCTCCATTCCTCAAAGAAAAATC ATATTTACGAATTCGGACATGATCCACGCAACGAAAGCGCTAAGCCGACTTGGGTTAGAGGGTTGTTTTGAGAAGATCATATGCTTCGAGACAATGAACCCAAATCTTCCAAAGGCGACTCGACCAAATGAGTTTCCGATCCTTTTGAAGCCATCGTTGGACGCGATGAGAATCGCACTTGATGTCGCCGATGTTGACCCTCGTCGTACG TTGTTTCTTGACGATAACATCCGCAACATTGCTGCCGGCAAATCCCTCGCCCTTCGTACTGTTTTG GTGGGGAAGACAGTGAAGAGTAAGGAAGCGGATTATGTGGTGGAGACGGTGCATAATCTAGTACAAGCGATTCCAGAGATATGGATGAATACAGATTTGGATGGTGATGATGAAATGATGAATCGGAGCCGAAACGATGTTGATTCAATTCATATGGCAGCAACTGTTGGTGCTtaa